A window of the Nocardia sp. NBC_01329 genome harbors these coding sequences:
- a CDS encoding LuxR C-terminal-related transcriptional regulator, giving the protein MLDAVVDSGNGGVLLICGAVGIGKTVAVAEWAGRQAPRTHHDTRVAWVTIRDQTSLWPELRSCLGSSGPGTGQPAAGVGEAEAVIAALADDSTPTVLVLDDAHLITDPLALAGLEYFLQYAPPTVTTVLCARFEPPIRWHLLELHSRLTRWSAPDLALVPEEAAGLCAEHDCDLDQHSLRTLMSLTEGWAALVRIAAIYLAAHDGDHRDALTALARPPHAFTDLLVGELIDTLSPALRQFLTCTSIPEEFTEELADAMVGSGSAHRLYELDRINFPMTSTTRGGKVWHTYHPMLRAYFLAEANRLGADLCADLRLRAARQLMSAGELRAALPHLLTVADHRPLAGFLAEHALALVFAGDGEALFDALAETAPDVLADPYLRLLQVTDALLHGDSGSAQAYRDTARLLADDDPHSLAGPYRLEALTTAVDAELAVATGSAAEAGTFPDRMPPADRPDLDGYLAVTTGTALALRGELARGEERLRIALTRTRSRCHPRLRLIAVTRLAVTAGLAGSITTMRQRAERACAIARDHDLLDLPETVHATALEAYGAYLQGTEPQPGHIRILCAEHIRRDGTPGPVAGWLPHVVGSLLDCHHSADRGAAAERLRRSIGRLLDADPPPALSGGLLSSAVWALLSAGENVTAQQLTERARTVLGRTPDTVLSGAALTAVTGNHHGVVLQVEPLLTATPGLHPVTQLTGWLLFARAHHQLGNDTKTREAVDNGLCIAATHRIARPFFDVPGTVELLDYYAGCFGHRSAFADTVRAGHQRRRVDHPALTATELTILRQLPSGRTTQHIADDLGVSINTVKTHMRGIYAKLGTGSRMEALQEARRTGLL; this is encoded by the coding sequence ATGTTGGATGCGGTGGTCGACAGCGGCAACGGTGGCGTCCTGCTGATCTGTGGCGCGGTGGGAATCGGCAAAACGGTGGCCGTGGCGGAGTGGGCCGGGCGGCAGGCGCCGCGCACACATCACGACACGCGGGTCGCCTGGGTCACGATCCGCGATCAGACTTCGCTGTGGCCGGAGCTGCGGTCGTGCCTGGGCAGTTCCGGACCGGGCACCGGACAGCCGGCCGCCGGAGTCGGGGAGGCCGAGGCGGTGATCGCCGCGCTCGCCGACGATTCCACGCCGACGGTGCTGGTCCTCGACGACGCCCATCTGATCACCGACCCGCTCGCACTGGCCGGACTCGAATATTTCCTGCAGTATGCCCCGCCGACGGTGACGACAGTGCTGTGCGCGCGGTTCGAGCCGCCGATCCGCTGGCATCTGCTGGAACTGCATTCCCGGCTCACCCGGTGGAGTGCTCCCGATCTGGCGCTCGTACCGGAGGAGGCCGCCGGGCTGTGCGCGGAGCACGACTGCGATCTCGACCAGCACTCGCTGCGGACCCTGATGTCGCTCACCGAGGGCTGGGCCGCGCTGGTCCGGATCGCCGCGATCTACCTCGCCGCCCACGACGGTGACCATCGCGACGCCCTCACCGCGCTGGCGCGGCCGCCACACGCCTTCACCGACCTGCTGGTGGGCGAACTCATCGATACGCTCTCGCCGGCGTTGCGCCAATTCCTGACCTGCACCAGCATCCCGGAGGAGTTCACCGAGGAACTCGCCGACGCCATGGTCGGCAGCGGTTCGGCGCATCGGCTCTACGAACTCGACCGGATCAATTTCCCGATGACCTCGACGACCCGCGGCGGCAAGGTCTGGCACACCTACCATCCGATGCTGCGCGCCTACTTCCTCGCCGAGGCGAACCGGCTCGGCGCGGATCTGTGCGCGGATCTGCGGCTGCGGGCCGCGCGGCAGCTGATGTCGGCCGGCGAGCTGCGAGCCGCGCTTCCGCATCTGCTCACGGTGGCCGATCATCGGCCGCTGGCAGGTTTTCTGGCCGAGCACGCGCTGGCCCTGGTGTTCGCCGGCGACGGCGAGGCGCTGTTCGACGCGCTGGCGGAGACGGCGCCGGATGTACTGGCCGACCCGTATCTGCGGTTGCTGCAGGTCACCGACGCGCTGCTGCACGGTGACAGCGGTTCGGCGCAGGCATACCGGGACACTGCCCGCCTGCTCGCCGACGACGACCCACACTCACTGGCGGGCCCGTACCGGCTCGAGGCGCTCACCACTGCGGTGGACGCGGAACTCGCGGTGGCCACGGGCAGTGCCGCGGAGGCAGGTACGTTCCCGGACCGGATGCCGCCCGCCGACCGGCCGGATCTCGACGGCTATCTCGCGGTGACCACCGGAACGGCCCTGGCGTTGCGCGGTGAACTGGCCCGCGGCGAGGAACGATTACGGATCGCGCTGACCCGCACCCGGTCCCGCTGCCATCCCCGGCTCCGGCTGATCGCGGTGACCCGGCTCGCGGTCACCGCGGGGCTGGCCGGATCGATCACGACCATGCGCCAGCGCGCCGAACGGGCCTGCGCCATCGCCCGCGACCACGATCTGCTGGACCTCCCGGAAACCGTGCACGCCACCGCGCTGGAGGCCTACGGCGCCTATCTGCAGGGCACCGAACCGCAACCCGGGCATATCCGGATCCTGTGCGCCGAGCACATCCGCCGCGACGGAACACCGGGCCCGGTGGCGGGTTGGCTACCGCATGTGGTGGGCAGTCTGCTGGACTGCCATCATTCGGCCGACCGGGGTGCGGCCGCGGAACGGCTGCGGCGCAGTATCGGCCGGCTTCTCGACGCCGACCCGCCGCCCGCGCTGAGCGGCGGCCTGCTCAGTTCCGCGGTATGGGCACTGCTGAGCGCGGGCGAAAACGTCACTGCGCAGCAGCTGACCGAGCGGGCCCGCACGGTGCTGGGCCGCACCCCGGATACGGTGCTGTCCGGCGCCGCGCTGACGGCGGTCACGGGCAACCATCACGGGGTGGTTCTCCAGGTCGAACCCCTGTTGACGGCGACCCCGGGGTTGCATCCGGTCACCCAGTTGACCGGCTGGCTGCTCTTCGCCCGGGCCCACCACCAGCTCGGAAACGACACCAAGACCCGCGAAGCGGTCGACAACGGGCTGTGCATCGCCGCCACGCACCGGATCGCCCGTCCGTTCTTCGATGTTCCGGGCACCGTCGAACTACTCGACTACTACGCGGGATGTTTCGGTCACCGCAGCGCGTTCGCCGATACGGTCCGGGCCGGACATCAGCGCCGGCGGGTCGACCATCCCGCGCTGACCGCGACCGAACTGACCATCCTGCGCCAGCTCCCCTCGGGCCGCACCACTCAGCACATCGCCGACGATCTCGGCGTTTCCATCAACACCGTGAAAACCCATATGCGCGGGATCTACGCCAAACTCGGCACCGGCTCCCGGATGGAGGCCCTGCAGGAGGCGCGCCGCACCGGTCTGCTCTGA
- a CDS encoding GAP family protein translates to MGTVLGDLLPLAVGVSISPIPLVAAILMILSKNASAAAGGFAAGWTGGIVAVTAVFAVLAAALGLSADSRPGAAAAWIKIVLGLLLLAVAYTQWRHRADTAEPGWMRGIDSLTTGRAALLGATLAAVNPKNLLLCVSAGVAVGASGVGVGAQIVAVAVFTVLAAASVLGVVIGYAVAADRLRGGLERARGWLEANNHVVMAIVLLVMGAVVLGKGIGSL, encoded by the coding sequence ATGGGCACAGTGCTCGGCGATCTGCTTCCCCTGGCGGTGGGGGTTTCGATCTCACCGATTCCGCTGGTGGCTGCGATTCTGATGATCCTGTCGAAGAACGCGTCCGCGGCCGCCGGCGGTTTCGCCGCGGGGTGGACCGGAGGAATCGTCGCGGTGACCGCGGTGTTCGCCGTACTGGCCGCCGCGCTCGGCCTGTCCGCGGACTCCCGACCCGGAGCTGCCGCGGCGTGGATCAAAATCGTGCTGGGCCTGCTGCTGCTGGCGGTCGCCTACACACAGTGGCGACACCGCGCCGATACCGCCGAACCGGGTTGGATGCGCGGTATCGATTCGCTGACCACCGGTAGAGCCGCTCTCCTGGGGGCCACACTCGCGGCGGTGAATCCGAAGAACCTGCTGTTGTGTGTCTCGGCGGGGGTGGCGGTGGGCGCGAGCGGAGTCGGGGTCGGCGCGCAGATCGTCGCGGTCGCCGTGTTCACGGTTCTCGCCGCGGCCAGTGTGCTCGGCGTGGTCATCGGTTATGCCGTCGCGGCCGACCGATTGCGCGGTGGCCTCGAACGCGCCCGGGGCTGGCTGGAGGCGAACAACCATGTCGTGATGGCGATCGTGCTGCTGGTGATGGGCGCGGTCGTCCTCGGCAAGGGGATCGGTAGCCTGTGA
- a CDS encoding polysaccharide deacetylase family protein — translation MVRFPGAVGRAVVVALAFVSAAACGGTPEAAPPAPAPPAPPPAPTPALPDPAAVGADELGRVPILMYHQLSARPGGEYDQTPAEFRAELDRLHREGYRPITAAQYAAGTVDIPAGTHPVVLTFDDSTTSQLRFTADGAPAPDCAVAILEEFAARHPDFPARATFYVTDAPFGGDPRALPWLARHGYEIGAHTATHQDLGSLDAGGVQRELAQNVQAIGAAAPGTEVTTMALPLGSSPADPGLALAGAWGGTPYRFGAVMLVGANPAPSPFGAVDPGAVPRIRSGLGRVPFDSAYWLDELAANPGGRFTSDGDPERISFPRAVAGELGPRWAGRAAPY, via the coding sequence ATGGTGCGATTCCCGGGAGCAGTCGGACGGGCAGTCGTGGTGGCTCTCGCGTTCGTGAGTGCCGCTGCCTGCGGGGGAACACCCGAGGCAGCGCCCCCGGCGCCGGCTCCCCCCGCACCACCACCGGCGCCCACACCCGCCTTGCCGGATCCGGCGGCCGTCGGTGCCGACGAACTCGGCCGCGTCCCGATCCTGATGTACCACCAGCTGTCCGCGCGGCCCGGTGGTGAATACGACCAGACACCCGCCGAGTTCCGAGCGGAACTCGACCGCCTCCACCGCGAGGGCTACCGTCCGATCACCGCCGCGCAATACGCCGCGGGGACCGTGGACATCCCGGCGGGCACACATCCGGTCGTCCTGACCTTCGACGACTCCACGACCAGCCAGTTGCGGTTCACCGCCGACGGCGCACCGGCCCCGGACTGTGCGGTGGCGATCCTCGAGGAATTCGCGGCCCGGCATCCGGATTTCCCCGCCCGCGCCACCTTCTATGTCACCGACGCCCCCTTCGGCGGCGATCCGCGGGCCCTGCCGTGGCTGGCCCGGCACGGTTACGAGATCGGTGCGCATACCGCGACCCACCAGGACCTCGGATCGCTGGACGCCGGGGGAGTGCAGCGCGAACTCGCCCAGAACGTGCAGGCGATCGGCGCCGCCGCTCCGGGCACCGAGGTGACCACCATGGCGTTGCCGCTCGGGTCCTCTCCCGCCGATCCGGGGCTGGCGCTCGCGGGGGCCTGGGGCGGCACCCCCTACCGTTTCGGGGCGGTCATGCTCGTCGGCGCGAACCCGGCGCCCTCACCGTTCGGCGCGGTGGATCCGGGCGCGGTACCGCGAATCCGGTCCGGCCTCGGGCGGGTCCCGTTCGATTCGGCGTACTGGCTCGACGAACTCGCCGCGAACCCGGGCGGGCGTTTCACCTCCGACGGTGACCCGGAGCGGATCTCGTTTCCGCGCGCCGTGGCGGGTGAGCTCGGTCCGCGCTGGGCCGGGCGGGCCGCCCCGTACTGA
- a CDS encoding cutinase family protein, whose translation MAFRSDYLVRCRTYLVQHRLATAIAAPATLGVVAAVAAAYSVTSPAQQADTLLKASVTECHDMVTVSVAGRGDTPAAGTTKLLVDANGNPLPAALSGDHSSEWVDPVVNAPADDVDPGSYAAVYIAYPANMATYEDAVTTGVANTRQVMREIAQACPDTQFAIVGYSEGADVVRRVAMEIGHQEQQDGGYAIVDPNKVTGVVILADSGRSAGDGPFPGAQNPHGNPDNFDQLYQNGGKPVPGQGAVAGTSGDFGSLNGKIASFCSDGDLTCAAPDNISLLQLVVNVARQMNVDALEREGLNPATGQDVAVVLSRVALLALADIQSQPNWMASDETFLEVLLRVSDPAYKPGETTTPDPTPADSISTDEMSPLAYLPQKVLNEIVGLIVTNQNTIPVILSDPYKLTLGPNATGHHFDYWRDADPGNGKTLTSAEYAAAWLTHLAKQAQAGESVNTQSTPTPEDLDDAYRAAAETTTAPTNTPATGTTTAPTTSGTAPVTTQPSTGSSTAVPSTTDSSTAPPATASTTEQPAPTPESTEIGATPATPEPTTAPVATTTRPVPTQIAANSTSRAPHPSTTTEETTTPEQPAR comes from the coding sequence ATGGCTTTCCGAAGTGATTACCTGGTGCGCTGCCGCACCTACCTCGTGCAGCATCGGCTCGCCACGGCGATCGCCGCCCCGGCCACCCTCGGCGTGGTGGCCGCGGTGGCCGCCGCGTACTCGGTGACCTCACCGGCCCAGCAGGCCGACACGCTCCTGAAGGCATCGGTCACCGAATGCCACGATATGGTCACCGTCTCGGTGGCCGGTCGCGGCGACACACCGGCCGCGGGGACCACGAAACTCCTGGTCGACGCGAACGGGAATCCGCTGCCCGCCGCGCTGTCCGGGGATCACAGCAGTGAATGGGTCGACCCGGTGGTCAACGCGCCCGCCGACGATGTGGACCCCGGCTCGTACGCCGCCGTCTACATCGCCTACCCGGCGAATATGGCCACGTATGAGGACGCCGTCACCACCGGTGTCGCCAACACCCGGCAGGTGATGCGCGAGATCGCCCAGGCCTGCCCCGATACCCAGTTCGCGATCGTCGGGTACAGCGAGGGCGCCGATGTGGTGCGCCGGGTCGCGATGGAGATCGGCCATCAGGAACAACAGGACGGCGGCTACGCCATCGTCGATCCGAACAAGGTCACCGGTGTGGTCATCCTCGCCGACTCCGGCCGCTCGGCCGGCGACGGACCGTTCCCCGGCGCCCAGAACCCCCACGGCAACCCGGACAACTTCGACCAGCTCTACCAGAACGGCGGCAAGCCGGTCCCCGGACAGGGCGCGGTCGCCGGGACCAGCGGCGACTTCGGTTCGCTGAACGGCAAGATCGCCTCCTTCTGCTCCGACGGCGACCTCACCTGCGCGGCGCCGGACAATATCTCGCTGCTGCAACTGGTGGTCAACGTGGCGCGGCAGATGAACGTCGACGCCCTCGAACGTGAGGGACTCAACCCCGCCACCGGTCAGGATGTCGCGGTGGTCCTCAGCCGGGTCGCGCTGCTGGCACTGGCCGATATCCAGTCGCAGCCGAACTGGATGGCCAGTGACGAAACATTCCTCGAGGTGCTGCTGCGGGTCTCGGACCCGGCCTACAAGCCCGGCGAGACCACGACACCGGATCCCACCCCGGCAGATTCCATCTCGACCGATGAGATGTCACCGCTGGCCTATCTGCCACAGAAGGTCCTCAACGAGATCGTCGGGTTGATCGTCACCAACCAGAACACCATCCCGGTGATCCTGTCCGACCCCTACAAGCTCACACTCGGCCCCAACGCCACCGGTCACCATTTCGACTACTGGCGTGACGCCGATCCGGGCAACGGCAAAACGCTGACCTCGGCCGAATACGCGGCCGCCTGGCTCACCCATCTGGCGAAGCAGGCACAGGCCGGTGAATCGGTGAACACGCAGTCGACGCCCACGCCCGAAGATCTGGACGACGCCTACCGCGCGGCGGCCGAGACCACGACCGCCCCGACGAACACACCGGCCACCGGTACGACCACGGCGCCGACGACGAGCGGAACCGCCCCGGTCACCACGCAACCCTCGACCGGTTCATCCACCGCTGTGCCGTCGACGACCGATAGCTCCACGGCTCCGCCGGCCACGGCATCCACGACCGAGCAGCCCGCCCCCACCCCGGAGTCGACGGAGATCGGCGCGACCCCGGCCACTCCGGAACCGACCACTGCGCCGGTAGCCACGACCACCCGCCCCGTACCCACCCAGATCGCGGCGAACAGCACCTCGCGGGCGCCGCACCCGAGCACGACCACCGAGGAGACCACCACTCCCGAACAACCCGCGCGTTGA
- a CDS encoding TIGR00341 family protein → MSLLVPASQRRDLTEVTERLDLGAGDTRAKRSAFWLMLVLSGVIAVSGVVGDSTATVIGAMIVAPLSVPILGIGLGITTGRARLVARSLLTVAAGAIVVVVLGISVAQVLPNPTDVLDNSQVLGRTSPRLVDLTAALATGLVGAIAVTRRDVGDVLPGVAIAISLVPPLAVVGVCLGSGAPTLALGAFVLFASNVIAMVITAALVLVLTGYAQEAGAGAARRGRAYAVLAGALVLVAVPMVVNSLTSLWAEQIADAARQWLREVPGAQVTEVTLHGDTATLQIRAPQDLPPLEPLQQSVDTLVPWDPRVVVVHTVGSRVTD, encoded by the coding sequence ATGTCGCTGCTGGTTCCCGCGAGTCAGCGCCGGGACCTCACGGAGGTCACCGAACGCCTGGACCTGGGTGCCGGTGATACCCGTGCCAAACGGTCGGCTTTCTGGCTGATGCTCGTCCTGTCCGGTGTGATCGCGGTATCGGGCGTGGTGGGTGATTCCACCGCCACGGTGATCGGCGCCATGATCGTGGCGCCGCTGTCGGTGCCGATCCTGGGCATCGGGCTGGGGATCACCACGGGGCGCGCCCGGCTCGTCGCGCGGAGTCTGCTGACGGTGGCGGCCGGGGCGATCGTGGTCGTGGTGCTGGGCATTTCGGTCGCGCAGGTGCTGCCGAATCCCACCGATGTACTCGACAATTCCCAGGTTCTGGGCCGGACCTCGCCACGGCTGGTCGATCTCACCGCCGCGCTGGCCACCGGTCTGGTCGGTGCCATCGCCGTCACCCGGCGCGATGTCGGCGATGTGCTGCCCGGCGTGGCGATCGCCATCTCGCTCGTGCCGCCGCTGGCCGTGGTCGGTGTCTGCCTCGGTTCGGGTGCGCCCACGCTCGCGCTGGGTGCTTTCGTGCTGTTCGCTTCCAATGTGATCGCGATGGTCATCACCGCCGCGCTGGTGCTGGTGCTCACCGGATACGCCCAAGAGGCGGGTGCGGGAGCCGCTCGTCGCGGCCGGGCTTACGCGGTTCTCGCCGGGGCTCTGGTACTGGTCGCTGTCCCCATGGTCGTCAACTCGCTGACTTCGTTGTGGGCCGAGCAGATCGCCGATGCCGCCCGTCAGTGGCTCCGCGAGGTGCCCGGCGCGCAGGTCACCGAGGTGACACTGCACGGCGATACCGCCACCCTCCAGATCCGCGCGCCACAGGACCTGCCACCGCTCGAGCCGCTACAGCAGTCCGTCGACACGCTCGTGCCGTGGGATCCGCGGGTGGTCGTGGTCCATACCGTCGGCTCCCGGGTCACCGACTGA
- a CDS encoding putative glycoside hydrolase, whose product MRFRAVDRKRLVALTFGVLLAVLLVSAGIGAGRSPAPALPLTGLPPGPVGAAALRDLVLRVDATGHDPHAVELTVDGTAVTGRVDGDSVLYRPEGLADGEHTFTAEIPAGGPLGRLRDGPTAAATFTVDTTAPQLEVTPPDAAASYRDPVTVRGRAPDAARVSIGATTVTPAADGSFETELPHHPSGSEVVAVDAAGNATSRALAAGIDLPRMRAVHVTAYAWSDTGMREAVLNMARQGRIDTVQLDIKDEDGVVGYASQVPLARSTGAATPIYRARDAVRQLHDMGVQVVGRIVAFRDPTLAGWAWHNGRHDWVVQDPAGQPYSSHYGAIAFTNFAHAEVRAYNIALAVEAGELGFDGIMYDYVRRPDGSLSSMKFPGLAGPATKAVAGFLGQAREPVHAAGAHLSAAVYGIAASRPDQIAQDIGLIARQVDFVAPMIYPSHWGPGEYGVADPNNQPYDIVAASLRDFQTVTKGTNAKVIPWLQDFSHGADYGDAQVRAQIDATRRTGIDSFFLWNPAVSYHEGALDPK is encoded by the coding sequence ATGCGGTTCCGGGCTGTCGATCGTAAACGGTTGGTGGCCCTGACCTTCGGTGTTCTCTTGGCGGTTCTGCTGGTTTCGGCCGGGATCGGGGCCGGACGATCTCCGGCCCCCGCACTCCCCCTGACCGGTCTGCCCCCGGGCCCGGTCGGCGCCGCGGCCCTGCGGGATCTGGTCCTGCGCGTGGACGCCACCGGTCACGATCCGCACGCGGTGGAACTCACCGTGGACGGTACGGCGGTCACCGGCCGAGTGGACGGCGACTCGGTCCTCTACCGACCCGAAGGGCTGGCGGACGGCGAGCACACCTTCACCGCGGAGATCCCGGCCGGCGGGCCGCTAGGCCGGCTGCGCGACGGTCCCACCGCCGCGGCGACCTTCACCGTCGACACCACCGCACCGCAACTCGAGGTCACACCGCCGGACGCCGCGGCCTCCTATCGCGACCCCGTCACCGTGCGGGGTCGCGCACCCGACGCCGCACGGGTCTCGATCGGCGCGACAACCGTGACGCCCGCGGCGGACGGCAGCTTCGAGACCGAACTGCCGCACCATCCCTCCGGCTCCGAGGTGGTCGCGGTCGACGCGGCGGGCAATGCGACGAGCCGGGCGCTGGCCGCGGGGATCGATCTGCCGCGGATGCGCGCGGTCCACGTCACCGCGTATGCGTGGTCGGACACCGGTATGCGCGAAGCCGTCCTGAACATGGCCCGGCAGGGCCGTATCGACACCGTCCAGCTCGATATCAAAGACGAGGACGGCGTGGTCGGCTACGCCTCGCAAGTCCCGCTGGCCCGCAGTACCGGCGCCGCCACCCCGATCTATCGGGCCCGCGACGCGGTGCGGCAGCTACACGATATGGGTGTGCAGGTGGTCGGCCGGATCGTGGCGTTCCGCGATCCCACTCTCGCGGGCTGGGCCTGGCACAACGGACGCCACGACTGGGTGGTCCAGGATCCGGCGGGGCAGCCCTACTCCAGCCACTACGGTGCGATCGCGTTCACCAATTTCGCCCATGCCGAAGTGCGCGCGTACAACATCGCGCTCGCGGTCGAGGCCGGCGAGCTCGGCTTCGACGGAATCATGTACGACTACGTACGCCGGCCCGACGGCAGCCTGTCGAGTATGAAATTTCCCGGACTGGCCGGACCGGCCACCAAGGCTGTCGCGGGCTTCTTGGGACAGGCCCGGGAACCGGTGCACGCGGCCGGTGCCCATCTCAGCGCGGCGGTCTACGGTATCGCCGCCTCCCGGCCCGACCAGATTGCCCAGGACATCGGGCTCATCGCGCGCCAGGTGGACTTCGTGGCACCGATGATCTACCCCTCGCACTGGGGTCCCGGAGAGTACGGCGTAGCGGATCCGAACAACCAGCCCTACGACATTGTGGCGGCGTCGCTCCGGGATTTCCAGACCGTGACCAAAGGCACGAACGCGAAGGTGATCCCGTGGCTCCAAGACTTCAGCCACGGCGCCGATTATGGAGATGCCCAGGTCAGAGCACAGATCGATGCGACCCGTCGGACTGGGATCGACAGTTTCTTCCTGTGGAACCCGGCGGTGAGCTACCACGAGGGGGCACTCGACCCGAAGTGA
- a CDS encoding SHOCT domain-containing protein produces the protein MSFWEALWLVIVSFAFIAYLLLLFYILGDLFRDKQTSGWVKAIWVVLLIVLPLLASLVYLIVRGRGMTERSAAEAEQVEAAQKKYIQHTAGTNPAAQIADAKRLLAEGTITESEFERLKAKAMS, from the coding sequence ATGTCCTTCTGGGAAGCGCTCTGGCTGGTTATCGTGAGTTTCGCGTTCATCGCCTATCTGCTGCTGCTCTTCTACATCCTCGGTGATCTGTTCCGGGACAAGCAGACCTCGGGCTGGGTCAAGGCGATCTGGGTGGTGCTGCTGATCGTGCTGCCGCTGCTGGCCTCGCTGGTGTACCTGATCGTGCGCGGCCGGGGGATGACCGAACGCTCGGCCGCCGAGGCCGAGCAGGTCGAGGCGGCGCAGAAGAAGTACATCCAGCACACCGCCGGGACCAATCCGGCCGCCCAGATCGCCGACGCGAAACGGCTGCTCGCCGAAGGCACCATCACCGAGTCCGAATTCGAGCGGCTCAAGGCCAAGGCCATGTCGTGA
- a CDS encoding AI-2E family transporter, which translates to MTAPSDGADDAASKRAGTAPEDAVPAQWAIPRGLIVLLVAAATVVAITGARAFSGVLGPVFLALMFAIAAQPIQNRLQRRGRPAWLGMLAALVVVYLVLLGLVAAMALSAAQLATALPDYSDQFSSLFDQVRSLLEQLNVDQNRIEQALSGFDYGELVGMLESALRGLAGIFSNLLFVLALLLFMAFDGMTIGRRMSVVGRMRPDISHALSTFAAGTRKYLIVSTVFGLIVAVLDGVALWMLAVPFPILWGLLSFITNYIPNIGFVIGLIPPALLALLDGGWMKMVWVIVLYCVFNVVVQSVIQPKYVGDAVGLSVTVTFLSLVFWSWVLGALGALLAIPLTLLAKALLFDIDPSTRWMGVLISDRPPDDEPDEETATPDPAG; encoded by the coding sequence GTGACCGCACCGTCCGACGGTGCGGACGACGCCGCGTCGAAGCGCGCCGGGACGGCACCGGAAGATGCTGTCCCGGCGCAATGGGCGATCCCTCGCGGTCTGATCGTGCTACTGGTCGCGGCGGCCACGGTCGTGGCCATCACCGGGGCGAGGGCTTTCTCCGGTGTGCTCGGCCCGGTGTTCCTGGCGCTGATGTTCGCTATCGCGGCGCAGCCCATCCAGAACCGGCTCCAGCGGCGCGGCCGTCCCGCCTGGCTGGGAATGCTCGCGGCGCTGGTGGTGGTCTATCTGGTGCTGCTCGGCCTGGTCGCCGCGATGGCGCTATCGGCCGCCCAGCTGGCGACCGCGCTACCGGACTATTCCGATCAGTTCTCTTCACTGTTCGATCAGGTCCGCTCGCTGCTGGAACAACTGAACGTGGATCAGAACCGGATAGAACAGGCGCTGAGCGGCTTCGATTACGGTGAGCTGGTCGGGATGCTGGAATCCGCGTTGCGCGGACTCGCCGGCATCTTCTCGAATCTACTGTTCGTGCTGGCCCTGCTGCTCTTCATGGCCTTCGACGGGATGACCATCGGCCGCCGGATGAGTGTGGTGGGGCGAATGCGTCCCGATATCTCGCACGCGCTGAGCACCTTCGCCGCAGGTACCCGCAAATACCTGATCGTCTCCACCGTTTTCGGGCTCATCGTGGCGGTGCTCGACGGTGTCGCGCTCTGGATGCTGGCGGTTCCGTTCCCGATCCTGTGGGGACTGCTGTCGTTCATCACCAACTACATCCCGAACATCGGATTCGTGATCGGGTTGATCCCACCCGCGCTGCTGGCCCTGCTCGACGGCGGCTGGATGAAGATGGTGTGGGTGATCGTGCTGTACTGCGTGTTCAACGTGGTGGTGCAATCGGTGATCCAGCCGAAGTATGTCGGGGACGCGGTCGGGTTGAGCGTCACGGTCACCTTCCTCTCCCTGGTCTTCTGGTCCTGGGTGCTGGGCGCGCTGGGCGCCCTGCTGGCCATACCGCTCACCCTGCTGGCCAAGGCGCTGCTGTTCGACATCGATCCGTCGACCCGCTGGATGGGTGTACTGATCAGTGATCGGCCGCCCGACGACGAACCGGACGAAGAGACCGCCACCCCCGACCCGGCAGGCTGA
- a CDS encoding DUF7144 family membrane protein, translating to MTTAPEPMASTSRGRAPVRQGVAAGTSIAAAILLLTVGVLSVLEGIAAVAEDELFVVGVDYVYEFDITTWGWIHIVLGALLIVSALGLMTGTSWGRGVAIGIAALSILANFLWLPYYPWWSILIIALNIVVIWAIATWRPQT from the coding sequence ATGACAACCGCACCCGAACCGATGGCGAGCACCTCCCGTGGTCGCGCCCCGGTACGGCAGGGGGTCGCCGCCGGCACCTCCATCGCCGCCGCGATTCTGCTGCTGACAGTCGGCGTGCTGTCGGTCCTGGAAGGGATCGCCGCTGTTGCCGAGGACGAACTGTTCGTCGTCGGTGTCGACTACGTCTACGAGTTCGATATCACCACCTGGGGCTGGATCCATATCGTGCTCGGCGCCCTGTTGATCGTCAGCGCGCTCGGGCTGATGACGGGCACTTCGTGGGGTCGCGGCGTGGCGATCGGTATCGCGGCGCTGTCGATTCTCGCGAATTTCCTGTGGCTGCCCTACTACCCGTGGTGGTCGATCTTGATCATCGCGCTGAACATCGTCGTGATCTGGGCGATCGCCACCTGGCGGCCACAGACCTGA